TATCATGCGACCTTCGACCAGCAAATGCTGGCGGTTGCAATGCGCGAGCGCATAGGCGTGGCGTTCAAGCCTAAATGGCTCGATGTGGCTAAACTCTGCGACGTGCTTTTTCCGGCCAAGGCCCGCGAAATCAAGCATCTGGACGACTGGCTCGAGCACTTCGGCATCGTTCAGCATGCGCGCCACAATGCGGTTGCCGATGCTTTCTGCACGGCGGAATTATTGCTCGTACTGCTTGCTGAAGCCGAACGTCAGGGTATGATGAGCACGCAGTCGTTGGTCCGCGCAGAACACCTCCACCACTGGCTGAAACGCTGAGGCTCGCCCGTACCGATGCCTTGTCTGGATGACAGTGTTACCAAATACCGAAGCATAAGCGCCCCGCTTTTCTACATCCCAATCCATGTTGCGCCGATCGTTTTTCAGTCGTTCGTATACTTTTTCTCGATCGGGTCCACGCTTCGTAATAGCTCCAAGCCGACCCATAATGGGTTGGCATGTAGTTAAACCAGGAGGAGAGCGAAATGAGTACCGCAGGCACGAATTGGTCTCGAATAGACGCGGATCCGCGTTTCCGAAAATTGCATGCCAAAAAAAGTTCGTTTCTTTGGGGCCT
This DNA window, taken from Burkholderiales bacterium, encodes the following:
- a CDS encoding 3'-5' exonuclease; its protein translation is MVVDTETTGLDPTRDRLLSIGACAITDRALALDDSFLVAIRQTRVSADENILIHGIGGQTQLSGMDEAEALGRFLEYAGRDILVAYHATFDQQMLAVAMRERIGVAFKPKWLDVAKLCDVLFPAKAREIKHLDDWLEHFGIVQHARHNAVADAFCTAELLLVLLAEAERQGMMSTQSLVRAEHLHHWLKR